Proteins from one Litoribrevibacter albus genomic window:
- a CDS encoding TetR/AcrR family transcriptional regulator encodes MSKATVGRPSNNEGHSSVRERLLSAAKKCFLEESYEKVSTRKVAAQADTSIAMIRYYFGSKEGLYQELIRTQFVPISERIQSLQSSDDVTSLESFFKVYYETMLPDHQFPILIMRTLTMGQGPSRKFILDHVVEPMRRSFRKLIIKLQEKDKIDATLDADMIGINMISLAVMPMLAKNIFEYQIGETLGIDFYLKLAEHNGRLLKSGLQTL; translated from the coding sequence ATGTCAAAAGCTACTGTAGGTCGTCCTTCAAATAATGAAGGTCACTCGTCTGTTCGTGAACGCTTGTTGAGTGCTGCCAAGAAGTGTTTCTTGGAAGAAAGTTATGAGAAGGTCTCGACCAGAAAAGTAGCAGCTCAGGCTGATACTAGCATCGCGATGATCCGATACTACTTTGGAAGCAAAGAAGGCTTGTATCAGGAGTTGATTCGTACCCAATTTGTTCCTATTTCCGAGCGAATTCAATCGTTACAGAGTTCTGACGATGTAACCAGCCTGGAGTCTTTCTTTAAGGTCTACTACGAAACGATGTTGCCTGATCATCAGTTTCCGATTCTGATAATGCGAACGCTGACAATGGGGCAGGGGCCAAGCCGGAAGTTTATTTTGGATCATGTGGTTGAGCCAATGAGGCGTTCGTTTCGTAAGCTGATTATAAAGCTGCAAGAGAAAGACAAAATCGATGCTACTTTGGATGCGGATATGATTGGAATAAATATGATCAGTCTGGCTGTGATGCCTATGCTGGCCAAGAATATTTTTGAGTATCAAATTGGCGAAACCTTAGGGATCGATTTCTACCTAAAGTTGGCAGAGCATAATGGTCGACTACTAAAAAGTGGACTTCAAACTCTTTAG
- the pap gene encoding polyphosphate:AMP phosphotransferase, producing MKKSKYKEQVKALRAELIQLQIALKDADFPVLIVISGDDRSGRHETLNLLHEWMDSRFLQANAYGLPTEEEQQKPFMWRYWKDLPQNGVIGLCLRDWTSYSIIEYLIDQIDEKQFTKRIEYSNAFEATLTARGMLIIKIWLHLPEEELKHRLKIERKYLHKVWQIHQKDQLIYSDFDRAKTVIQKTLKDTDSDSSSWHIIESSDLYQRNLHVGKLIAEKIRARLNRSATDNVQPNEDSKTGRQHETTSQKNHLDTIDLSKHLDKKTYKHELKYWQHKASHLIYQFQEMDKSCVIVFEGWDAAGKGGCIRRLTSSIDAGFYRVIPVAAPTDEESAHHYLWRFWRKIPRAGRMSIFDRSWYGRVLVERVEGFASDNEWQSAYDEINDFERQLHDKGIPVIKFWLHIDKEEQLERFKERETIPYKHHKITEEDYRNREKWTDYEITINDMIDKTSTSYAPWRLIPSNSKHYARIEVLKHVCNVLEKTLKDSSTE from the coding sequence ATGAAGAAGAGTAAATACAAAGAACAGGTTAAAGCGCTTAGAGCTGAGTTAATCCAACTGCAGATAGCGCTGAAAGATGCGGATTTCCCTGTCCTGATCGTCATAAGTGGTGATGATCGTTCCGGCCGCCACGAGACCTTGAATTTACTGCATGAATGGATGGACTCTCGTTTCCTTCAAGCCAACGCCTACGGCCTTCCAACAGAAGAAGAGCAACAGAAACCCTTCATGTGGCGTTACTGGAAGGATTTACCACAAAACGGCGTAATTGGCTTATGCCTTAGAGATTGGACGTCCTACAGCATCATTGAGTATTTGATCGATCAGATCGATGAAAAACAATTTACTAAAAGAATTGAGTACAGTAACGCGTTTGAAGCCACATTAACTGCTCGCGGGATGTTAATCATCAAAATCTGGCTTCACCTTCCAGAAGAAGAGTTAAAACATCGTTTAAAGATCGAACGTAAATACCTTCATAAGGTATGGCAAATCCATCAAAAGGATCAGCTCATCTACAGTGATTTTGATCGAGCAAAAACGGTCATTCAAAAAACCTTAAAGGACACAGACAGCGATTCAAGCTCCTGGCACATAATTGAATCATCAGATCTGTATCAGCGTAATTTGCACGTTGGAAAACTTATCGCTGAAAAAATCCGTGCTCGATTGAATAGATCAGCCACCGATAACGTACAGCCAAATGAAGATAGCAAGACAGGCAGGCAACACGAAACAACCTCTCAAAAGAATCACCTTGATACGATCGACCTTTCAAAGCACTTGGACAAAAAGACTTATAAGCACGAGCTTAAATACTGGCAACACAAAGCCAGCCATCTGATTTATCAATTTCAGGAAATGGATAAATCCTGTGTCATCGTCTTTGAAGGTTGGGACGCCGCTGGCAAAGGAGGTTGTATTCGCCGTCTGACCTCATCAATCGATGCAGGCTTTTATCGTGTGATTCCTGTTGCCGCCCCAACCGATGAAGAATCTGCACACCATTACCTCTGGCGATTCTGGCGAAAAATACCAAGAGCTGGCCGAATGAGTATTTTTGACCGAAGTTGGTACGGTCGAGTCTTGGTTGAACGAGTGGAAGGTTTTGCCAGCGACAATGAATGGCAAAGCGCTTATGACGAGATAAACGACTTTGAACGACAACTGCACGACAAAGGCATTCCCGTCATCAAATTCTGGCTTCACATTGACAAGGAAGAACAACTGGAGCGTTTCAAGGAACGAGAGACCATTCCATACAAGCACCACAAAATTACCGAAGAAGACTATCGCAACCGGGAAAAGTGGACAGACTATGAAATTACCATCAACGATATGATCGACAAGACATCAACAAGTTACGCCCCGTGGCGACTCATCCCCTCCAACAGTAAACATTACGCCCGCATTGAAGTACTCAAGCATGTCTGTAACGTGCTCGAAAAAACTCTGAAGGATAGTTCAACAGAATAA
- a CDS encoding SulP family inorganic anion transporter: MFSLINRYTPANAKNDFLSGLTVSLALVPEAVAFAFVAGVEPLVGLYAAFFVGLITAVFGGRPGMISGATGALAVVMVSLVSQHGVEYLFATVVLMGIIQISAGIFKLGKFIRMVPHPVMLGFVNGLAIVIFLAQLGQFQIENPTTGTAEWMEGNMLYMMLGLIAVTMFIIHFLPKLTTAIPSSLVAIIVVSLAVIGLDLNTKTVGDVASIGGGLPEFHIPMVPLNLETLYIILPYAFILAAIGLIESLLTLSLIDELTETRGRSNKECIAQGAANVTTGFFGGMGGCAMIGQSMINVNSGGRGRLSGITGAVFLLLYVLVASDLIEQIPVAALVGVMFMVVIGTFEWSSFRIMKKIPKQDAFVLVLVSGVTVATDLAIAVIVGVIVSALVFAWEHAKHINVVAEDKGASRIYKLHGPLFFGSVANFLELFDPSKDPDDVIIDFQHSRVSDHSGIEALDTLAERYIKAGKTLHLRHLSGECKELLEKAGDLVEVNVVEDPNYHVASDKLA, encoded by the coding sequence ATGTTCTCTCTGATTAATAGATATACTCCTGCTAACGCAAAGAACGACTTCCTCTCAGGATTAACCGTTTCTCTTGCGCTCGTTCCGGAAGCCGTTGCTTTCGCATTTGTAGCCGGTGTTGAACCTCTTGTAGGTTTGTACGCTGCGTTCTTCGTTGGTTTGATCACTGCTGTCTTTGGTGGACGCCCTGGCATGATCTCAGGTGCAACTGGTGCACTTGCGGTTGTAATGGTGTCATTAGTGAGTCAACATGGTGTTGAATATCTGTTTGCCACTGTTGTTCTTATGGGCATCATTCAGATTTCGGCCGGGATATTTAAGCTGGGGAAATTTATTCGGATGGTGCCCCACCCTGTGATGCTCGGTTTCGTAAATGGCTTGGCCATTGTTATCTTCCTGGCACAGCTAGGTCAGTTCCAGATTGAGAATCCTACAACCGGCACCGCAGAGTGGATGGAAGGCAACATGCTGTACATGATGCTCGGTCTGATCGCTGTGACCATGTTTATTATTCATTTCCTTCCAAAGCTTACGACAGCTATTCCGTCATCTCTTGTTGCCATCATCGTAGTTTCTCTGGCCGTGATCGGTCTAGATTTGAACACCAAAACGGTAGGTGATGTTGCTTCTATTGGCGGTGGCCTTCCTGAATTCCACATCCCGATGGTTCCTTTGAATCTGGAGACTTTGTACATCATTCTTCCATACGCATTCATTCTGGCAGCGATTGGTCTGATTGAAAGTCTACTGACGTTAAGCCTGATTGATGAATTGACAGAGACTCGCGGCCGAAGCAACAAAGAATGTATTGCTCAGGGCGCTGCAAACGTTACTACCGGCTTCTTTGGTGGTATGGGCGGTTGTGCCATGATCGGTCAGAGTATGATCAACGTGAACTCTGGTGGCCGTGGACGCCTATCTGGAATCACCGGAGCTGTGTTCCTATTGCTGTATGTTTTGGTTGCCTCGGATTTGATTGAACAGATTCCGGTGGCCGCATTGGTTGGCGTAATGTTTATGGTGGTGATTGGCACCTTCGAGTGGTCCAGCTTCCGCATCATGAAAAAGATCCCGAAACAGGACGCCTTTGTACTCGTGTTGGTTTCTGGGGTTACAGTTGCAACCGACTTAGCCATTGCCGTCATCGTGGGTGTTATCGTTTCTGCTTTGGTATTCGCATGGGAACACGCTAAACACATCAATGTAGTGGCTGAAGATAAAGGTGCGAGCCGTATTTACAAGCTGCACGGCCCTCTGTTCTTTGGCTCTGTTGCCAACTTCCTGGAGTTGTTTGATCCATCGAAAGACCCTGATGACGTCATCATCGATTTCCAACACTCCAGAGTATCAGATCACTCAGGGATTGAAGCACTGGATACCTTGGCTGAACGCTACATCAAAGCTGGCAAAACGCTTCACTTACGTCACCTAAGCGGTGAATGTAAGGAGTTACTTGAGAAAGCCGGTGATTTGGTTGAAGTGAATGTTGTTGAAGACCCTAACTACCACGTTGCGTCTGATAAACTAGCTTAA
- a CDS encoding bifunctional aconitate hydratase 2/2-methylisocitrate dehydratase, with protein MSLYSEYLAEIEVRKADLGLNPKPIDSAELLSEIIAQIKDTGNAEREASLNFFIYNTLPGTTPAAGVKAEFLKAIVLGEEKVEEISPEFALEQLSHMKGGPSVKVLLDIALSDDAQAKAAGEVLKSQVFLYDADTTRLADAFKAGNAIAKDILESYAKAEFFTKLDDIPEKIDVVTYIAAEGDISTDLLSPGNQSHSRADRELHGLCMISPEAQQEIVELGKKHPNAKVMLIAEKGTMGVGSSRMSGVNNVALWAGEKTSPYIPFINNRPVVAGTNGIAPIFLTTVGVTGGIGLDLKNWVQKKDENGEIVRDANGDAVLEEAYSVATGTVLTIDTKAKKLYNGDKELVDVSSAFTPQKVEFMKAGGSYAVTFGKKIQTFAAETLGIEAPVVYAASKEISNEGQGLTAVEKIFNRNAVGVTSKTPLHTGSDVRVKVNIVGSQDTTGPMTCQELEAMAASTISPSVDGAFQSGCHTASVWDNKAKANTPKLMAFMNAFGVITARDPKGVYHSMTDVIHKVLNDITVDDRAIIIGGDSHTRMSKGVAFGADSGTVAIALATGEAAMPIPESVKVTFKGAMKPHMDFRDIVHATQAQMLKKFNGENVFQGRVIEVQIGTLLADQAFTFTDWTAEMKAKASICISTDETLIKSLELAKSRIQIMINKGMENEAGMLQGLIDLADKRIAEVKSGEAPALAPDDNAKYYAELVVDLDAIDEPMIADPDVNNDDISKRYTHDVIRPTSYYDGREVNLGFVGSCMVHKGDMQIIAAMLRNLEKNGPITFKAPLVVAPPTYNIVDELKAEGDWDILAKYAGFTFDDEHPKEAARTSYENILYLERPGCNLCMGNQEKAAPGDTVLATSTRLFQGRVVEDTAEKKGESLLGSTPMVVLSTILGRFPTLEEYKAAVEGINLTSFAPPSEDLAVPVKIVG; from the coding sequence ATGAGCTTGTATTCAGAATACCTAGCAGAGATTGAGGTTCGTAAAGCGGATCTTGGCCTAAACCCAAAACCAATCGATAGCGCGGAATTGCTATCTGAGATCATTGCCCAGATCAAAGACACTGGCAATGCTGAGCGCGAAGCGTCTCTAAACTTCTTCATCTACAACACGCTTCCAGGTACTACTCCTGCTGCTGGTGTTAAAGCTGAATTCCTAAAAGCCATCGTTTTGGGCGAAGAAAAAGTTGAAGAAATCTCTCCTGAGTTTGCTCTAGAACAGCTTTCTCACATGAAAGGTGGTCCTTCTGTTAAGGTTCTTCTTGATATCGCTCTTTCTGACGATGCTCAAGCTAAAGCTGCAGGTGAAGTGCTTAAGTCTCAAGTATTCCTATACGATGCTGATACAACTCGTCTTGCTGATGCTTTCAAAGCAGGCAACGCCATCGCCAAAGACATCCTAGAAAGCTACGCGAAGGCAGAGTTCTTCACTAAGCTTGACGATATCCCAGAGAAAATCGACGTTGTTACTTACATTGCAGCAGAAGGTGATATCTCTACTGACCTTCTTTCTCCTGGTAACCAATCTCACTCACGTGCTGACCGTGAACTACACGGCCTGTGCATGATCTCTCCAGAAGCTCAACAAGAAATCGTTGAACTAGGTAAGAAGCACCCTAACGCGAAAGTAATGCTTATCGCTGAAAAAGGTACTATGGGTGTTGGTTCTTCACGTATGTCTGGTGTGAACAACGTTGCACTTTGGGCTGGTGAAAAAACGTCTCCATATATTCCGTTCATCAACAACCGTCCTGTTGTTGCGGGTACTAACGGTATCGCACCGATCTTCCTAACTACGGTTGGTGTAACGGGTGGTATTGGTCTAGACCTTAAAAACTGGGTACAGAAAAAAGACGAAAACGGCGAAATCGTTCGTGATGCAAACGGCGATGCAGTACTAGAAGAAGCATACTCTGTTGCGACTGGTACTGTTCTAACCATCGATACTAAAGCTAAGAAGCTTTACAACGGCGACAAAGAACTTGTAGACGTTTCTTCTGCATTCACTCCACAAAAAGTGGAATTCATGAAAGCGGGCGGTTCTTACGCTGTAACGTTCGGTAAGAAAATCCAAACGTTTGCTGCTGAAACTCTAGGTATCGAAGCACCAGTTGTTTACGCTGCGTCTAAAGAAATTTCTAACGAAGGCCAAGGCCTAACAGCTGTTGAAAAGATCTTCAACCGTAATGCTGTTGGTGTTACTTCTAAGACTCCACTACACACGGGTTCTGACGTTCGCGTTAAAGTGAACATCGTAGGTTCTCAGGATACTACTGGTCCTATGACGTGTCAGGAACTGGAAGCGATGGCTGCTTCTACTATTTCTCCAAGTGTTGATGGTGCTTTCCAATCTGGTTGTCACACAGCTTCTGTATGGGACAACAAAGCTAAGGCGAACACGCCTAAGCTAATGGCATTCATGAACGCATTCGGCGTAATCACTGCACGTGACCCGAAAGGCGTTTACCACTCAATGACTGACGTAATCCACAAAGTATTGAACGACATCACTGTGGATGACCGTGCAATCATCATTGGTGGTGACTCTCACACCCGTATGTCTAAAGGTGTAGCGTTCGGTGCTGACTCTGGTACGGTTGCAATCGCACTGGCTACTGGTGAAGCAGCAATGCCGATCCCTGAGTCTGTAAAAGTTACCTTTAAAGGTGCTATGAAGCCTCACATGGACTTCCGTGACATCGTTCACGCGACTCAAGCTCAAATGCTTAAGAAGTTCAACGGCGAAAACGTTTTCCAAGGTCGTGTAATCGAAGTACAAATCGGTACTCTACTTGCTGACCAAGCGTTCACCTTCACTGACTGGACTGCAGAAATGAAAGCGAAAGCTTCTATCTGTATCTCTACTGACGAAACGCTAATCAAGTCTCTAGAACTTGCTAAGTCTCGTATCCAGATCATGATCAACAAAGGTATGGAAAACGAAGCTGGCATGCTACAAGGTCTTATCGACCTAGCTGACAAGCGTATCGCTGAAGTTAAATCTGGTGAAGCACCTGCGCTTGCTCCAGACGACAACGCTAAGTACTACGCTGAGCTTGTAGTTGATCTAGACGCTATCGACGAGCCAATGATCGCTGACCCGGATGTTAACAATGACGACATCTCTAAGCGTTACACGCACGATGTGATCCGTCCTACTTCTTACTACGATGGCCGTGAAGTTAACCTAGGCTTCGTTGGTTCTTGTATGGTTCACAAAGGCGACATGCAGATCATCGCTGCTATGCTTCGTAACCTTGAGAAGAACGGTCCTATCACGTTCAAAGCGCCTCTAGTTGTTGCTCCACCAACGTACAACATCGTTGATGAGCTAAAAGCAGAAGGCGACTGGGATATCCTAGCGAAATACGCTGGCTTCACTTTCGATGACGAGCATCCAAAAGAAGCTGCACGTACTTCTTACGAAAACATCCTTTATCTAGAGCGCCCAGGATGTAACCTATGTATGGGTAACCAAGAGAAAGCTGCTCCTGGTGACACTGTACTAGCAACATCTACTCGTTTGTTCCAAGGCCGTGTTGTAGAAGATACTGCTGAGAAGAAAGGTGAATCTCTACTAGGTTCTACGCCAATGGTTGTTCTTTCAACTATCCTTGGTCGTTTCCCAACTCTAGAAGAGTACAAAGCAGCGGTTGAAGGAATTAACCTAACTAGCTTCGCGCCACCTTCTGAAGATCTAGCTGTACCAGTTAAAATCGTTGGCTAA
- a CDS encoding MOSC domain-containing protein yields MNSQQRLFSRFIKSLPPGELTWIGVRPERKAVMQELTSVTAHKDLGLEGDHRLKKTPGSGRQVTLISQEYIDMISHYLGGKPVYPNTLRRNLVVKNINLSALRYQQFQIGDAVFEAGALCHPCQRMEAALGKGGVAAMMGHGGLCCKVIKTGEIKIGDTVSLVRPQQDLF; encoded by the coding sequence ATGAACAGCCAACAACGCCTTTTTTCCCGGTTTATTAAATCCCTGCCACCAGGTGAACTCACATGGATTGGTGTGCGCCCTGAGCGTAAAGCCGTTATGCAGGAATTGACTTCGGTAACGGCTCATAAAGATCTTGGTCTTGAAGGCGATCACAGGCTGAAGAAGACACCGGGTTCTGGTCGACAGGTCACCCTCATAAGTCAGGAATACATAGACATGATCTCCCATTATTTGGGAGGCAAGCCGGTGTATCCGAACACCTTAAGGCGCAATTTGGTGGTGAAGAACATCAACCTGTCCGCCTTGCGATATCAGCAATTTCAGATTGGTGATGCCGTATTTGAAGCTGGCGCTTTATGTCACCCGTGTCAACGTATGGAAGCCGCGCTAGGAAAAGGGGGAGTTGCTGCCATGATGGGCCATGGTGGCTTGTGCTGTAAGGTGATAAAAACGGGCGAAATCAAAATTGGCGATACAGTTAGCCTGGTTAGACCACAGCAGGACTTGTTTTAG
- a CDS encoding esterase/lipase family protein: MTDTFSVIQGILNGAIGDTLAQTQNELAIQMDFYHHNQPLELALPLDSQLPHLLSNKLIVLIHGLTNTESIWNFKAATQENKLDNYGLRLQQEFKYTPFYLRYNTGLDIHENGKAFSNKMSQLLDQYPIEVDEIVLVGYSMGGLVARCAQIDSENLWTHKVSQCIYIGTPHEGAPLERLGHLTGKLFGQIPKSYFNIWEEWINLRSTGIKSLHSGLSKQEINFHDQVQHCFISGGVFNSNKQLRDLHVGDSLVQRKSAQPANAPQTSLTAHFEKIDHFNLPRSENVFITLRKWFEKFSTETKVITYSPAIDQPFTSTGKQVRSFLNEDVLRGSSKLALDLFQKTVHTADLMHHEISQEPYSVLTKIPVVGNIADSIKTAHFTISKGVFAQLRKAETLLRACD; the protein is encoded by the coding sequence ATGACTGACACTTTTTCCGTAATTCAAGGCATTTTAAATGGCGCGATAGGCGATACTCTGGCCCAGACTCAAAATGAACTCGCTATCCAGATGGATTTTTATCATCATAACCAGCCACTAGAATTAGCATTACCTCTCGACAGCCAATTACCCCACCTATTAAGCAATAAGCTAATTGTGCTTATTCACGGCCTAACCAATACAGAATCAATCTGGAATTTCAAAGCTGCGACACAAGAAAACAAGCTCGATAACTATGGCTTAAGACTTCAACAAGAGTTCAAATACACGCCCTTCTATCTACGATACAACACGGGTTTGGATATTCACGAAAACGGCAAAGCATTCAGTAATAAAATGAGTCAACTGCTTGATCAATACCCCATTGAAGTCGACGAAATTGTACTGGTCGGATACAGCATGGGCGGGCTTGTTGCACGTTGCGCCCAGATTGATTCCGAAAATCTCTGGACACATAAGGTGTCGCAATGCATCTACATTGGTACTCCTCATGAGGGTGCCCCACTGGAAAGACTTGGGCACCTGACCGGAAAACTATTTGGTCAGATCCCCAAGAGCTACTTCAACATATGGGAAGAATGGATAAATTTGAGAAGCACCGGGATTAAAAGCCTGCACTCCGGCTTATCCAAGCAAGAAATTAACTTTCACGATCAGGTACAACATTGCTTTATCAGCGGTGGCGTTTTTAATTCCAATAAACAACTACGTGATTTGCATGTTGGAGACAGCTTAGTCCAACGAAAAAGCGCACAACCAGCCAACGCGCCACAAACAAGCTTGACCGCCCACTTTGAAAAAATAGATCACTTCAATCTGCCAAGATCTGAAAATGTCTTCATCACATTACGCAAATGGTTTGAAAAATTTAGCACTGAAACAAAAGTGATCACTTATTCACCTGCAATAGATCAACCCTTTACAAGTACAGGTAAACAAGTTCGCAGTTTTTTGAACGAGGATGTATTACGAGGCAGCTCGAAACTAGCTCTAGACTTGTTTCAAAAAACGGTACATACCGCAGACCTAATGCATCATGAAATAAGCCAAGAGCCATATTCAGTGTTAACGAAGATTCCTGTTGTTGGGAATATTGCTGACTCAATAAAGACGGCTCACTTTACAATATCAAAAGGTGTATTCGCTCAATTACGCAAAGCTGAAACGTTGTTAAGAGCGTGTGATTGA
- the acnB gene encoding bifunctional aconitate hydratase 2/2-methylisocitrate dehydratase, with the protein MLEAYRAHVAERAEQGVPPKPLNAEQTAGLVELLKNPPVGEEATLVDLLENRIPPGVDEAAYVKAGFLTAITKGEAESPLVSKEKAVQLLGMMQGGYNIATLVELLDDADLAELAGEQLKSTLLMFDAFNDVKEKMDAGNAVAKAVIESWANAEWFTKKNKVAESLKMSVFKVTGETNTDDLSPAPDAWSRPDIPVHARAAYKMTRDGLTPEEHGVTGPMAQIEEIKAKGLPVAFVGDVVGTGSSRKSATNSVLWFFGEDIPGVPNKRTGGVCIGSKVAPIFFNTMEDAGALVFEAPVDKMNMGDVIEIFPYEGKITNQNGEVISEFKFKSDVILDEVQAGGRIPLIIGRGLTEKARQALGLGTSDVFRKPVDPEAGTKGFSLAQKMVGKACGVEGVRPGQYCEPKMTTVGSQDTTGPMTRDELKDLACLGFSADLVMQSFCHTAAYPKPVDVEMQHTMPDFIQTRGGVALRPGDGVIHSWLNRMLLPDTVGTGGDSHTRFPMGISFPAGSGLVAFAAATGVMPLDMPESVLVRFKGEMQPGITLRDLVHAIPYYGIKEGLLTVEKAGKINEFSGRVLEIEGLDNLTVEQAFELSDASAERSAAGCTIKLSEEAVKEYLQSNIVMLRWMIAEGYGDPRSLERRAQAMEAWLANPELMEADADAEYAHVLEIDLNEIKEPIVCCPNDPDDAKLLSEVAGDKVDEVFIGSCMTNIGHFRAAGQLLAQHKGNLQTRFWMTPPTKMDAAQLMEEGYYNTFGTSGVRTEVPGCSLCMGNQARVAPNTTVLSTSTRNFPNRLGDGANVYLTSAELASVGAILGKLPTPAEYFEYAKTLDAKSAEVYNYLNFDQMEAYTSKAETASVEL; encoded by the coding sequence GTGTTAGAAGCTTATCGCGCGCACGTCGCAGAACGTGCTGAACAAGGCGTCCCACCAAAGCCATTAAACGCAGAGCAAACTGCAGGCCTAGTAGAACTGCTAAAAAACCCACCTGTGGGTGAAGAAGCCACCTTGGTTGATCTTCTTGAAAACCGTATTCCACCAGGTGTTGACGAAGCAGCTTATGTTAAAGCGGGTTTTCTAACTGCGATTACTAAGGGCGAAGCTGAGTCTCCGCTTGTATCCAAAGAAAAAGCAGTTCAACTACTAGGCATGATGCAAGGTGGTTACAACATCGCTACGTTGGTTGAGCTTCTTGACGATGCAGACCTTGCTGAGCTTGCAGGTGAGCAACTTAAGAGTACGCTTCTTATGTTCGACGCCTTCAACGACGTTAAAGAGAAAATGGACGCAGGTAACGCGGTAGCTAAGGCTGTAATCGAGTCTTGGGCAAACGCTGAGTGGTTCACTAAGAAAAACAAAGTGGCTGAAAGCCTCAAGATGTCTGTATTTAAGGTAACGGGTGAAACGAACACAGATGACCTTTCCCCTGCTCCAGATGCATGGTCTCGTCCTGACATCCCTGTTCACGCTCGCGCAGCCTATAAAATGACTCGTGACGGTTTGACGCCTGAAGAGCACGGTGTCACTGGTCCTATGGCTCAGATCGAAGAGATCAAAGCAAAAGGCCTTCCTGTTGCCTTCGTTGGTGATGTGGTAGGTACAGGTTCTTCTCGTAAGTCTGCAACTAACTCTGTTCTTTGGTTCTTCGGTGAAGACATCCCTGGTGTACCTAACAAGCGTACTGGTGGTGTGTGTATCGGTTCTAAAGTAGCTCCGATCTTCTTCAACACCATGGAAGACGCTGGCGCACTCGTATTCGAAGCACCGGTAGACAAAATGAACATGGGTGACGTGATCGAAATCTTCCCTTACGAAGGCAAAATCACTAACCAGAACGGCGAAGTTATCTCTGAATTTAAATTCAAGTCAGACGTAATCCTTGATGAAGTTCAGGCTGGCGGCCGTATCCCTCTGATCATCGGTCGTGGTTTGACTGAGAAAGCACGTCAAGCTCTAGGTTTAGGCACTTCTGATGTTTTCCGTAAGCCAGTTGATCCTGAAGCAGGCACCAAAGGCTTCTCACTTGCCCAGAAGATGGTAGGTAAAGCGTGTGGTGTTGAGGGTGTTCGCCCAGGTCAATACTGCGAGCCTAAGATGACCACGGTAGGTTCTCAGGATACCACTGGCCCTATGACCCGTGACGAGTTGAAAGACCTTGCTTGTCTTGGTTTCTCTGCGGATCTTGTTATGCAGTCTTTCTGTCACACGGCCGCTTATCCTAAGCCAGTTGACGTTGAGATGCAGCACACCATGCCAGACTTCATCCAAACTCGTGGTGGTGTCGCACTTCGCCCTGGTGACGGTGTCATCCACTCCTGGTTGAACCGCATGCTACTTCCAGACACTGTGGGTACAGGTGGTGACTCTCATACCCGTTTCCCAATGGGTATTTCGTTCCCTGCGGGCTCTGGTCTGGTTGCTTTCGCAGCTGCAACGGGTGTTATGCCGCTAGACATGCCTGAATCTGTTTTGGTTCGCTTCAAAGGCGAAATGCAGCCAGGTATTACTCTACGAGACCTTGTACACGCGATTCCTTACTACGGCATCAAAGAAGGTCTATTGACCGTAGAAAAAGCCGGTAAGATCAACGAATTCTCTGGTCGCGTACTGGAAATTGAAGGTCTTGATAACCTAACGGTTGAACAGGCATTCGAGCTGTCTGACGCATCTGCTGAACGTTCTGCTGCTGGTTGTACAATTAAGCTTTCTGAAGAAGCCGTTAAAGAATATCTACAATCTAATATCGTAATGCTACGTTGGATGATCGCGGAAGGTTACGGCGACCCACGCTCTCTTGAGCGTCGTGCTCAAGCGATGGAAGCTTGGTTGGCTAACCCAGAACTGATGGAAGCCGATGCTGACGCAGAATACGCACACGTACTTGAAATTGATCTTAACGAGATCAAAGAGCCAATCGTATGCTGCCCGAACGACCCTGACGACGCGAAACTTCTTTCCGAAGTGGCTGGCGACAAAGTTGACGAAGTATTCATCGGTTCTTGTATGACTAACATCGGTCACTTCCGTGCCGCTGGTCAACTTCTAGCTCAGCACAAAGGTAATCTACAGACACGCTTCTGGATGACGCCTCCAACTAAGATGGATGCCGCTCAGTTGATGGAAGAAGGTTACTACAACACCTTCGGCACTTCCGGTGTTCGTACTGAAGTTCCAGGATGCTCTCTATGTATGGGTAACCAGGCACGTGTTGCTCCAAACACCACGGTACTGTCGACCTCTACTCGTAACTTCCCTAACCGTCTGGGTGATGGCGCAAACGTTTACCTAACGTCTGCGGAACTGGCGTCTGTGGGTGCAATTCTTGGTAAGCTGCCTACCCCGGCTGAGTACTTCGAATACGCTAAGACTCTAGATGCTAAGTCTGCTGAAGTTTATAACTACCTAAACTTCGACCAGATGGAAGCGTATACATCAAAAGCTGAAACAGCTTCTGTTGAGCTTTAA